The window GCAGCAGCAACTGCATCAGCCAGGATGCGGACAAGCCCCATCTCCATAGCATATGTGTTGTAGTATACAAAACCATTATCGGCATCGTATTCGACGAAACCACTGTAGTATCTCATCTGATGTGGCAACTGGTAGCTGGCAAGATTATGATCGGGCTTAACGGTGTAAGTCACATTACAGTTGCCAAAAGAATTAACTTTGTAGTAATTGGTTAAGAATTCCATAGTGCGCGAAAAATAGATACCGCTGTGTGGCGGGTCGTAAAACAAACCATCATCCGGTATACCAAAACCCGTCAGATCCATTTTTCCATCGCCGGTCGTGCACACCTCGTCATCTTCAACAAACTCAACCTTCAAGACAAGAATGTTTAGATCCTGTCTGCCTTCCAGCGGTAATGGAGCCCGGAATCCCCGGAACAATCTTAGATTCGTAAACCGCCTGACCGGTATCCTCTGACTACCCATATCAGAAGCCAACTCGACCGTAAGTTCTGCGGCAAGAGGCGTTGGCTGGGGCATCTGAATTACCCGGTCCCTAACGAGTGTAATCTGCTCAGCACGGCTCAATAATGCGAGCACAACTAAAGCAAATATCCTATTCAAATTAACCTCCATCTTTTACCTAAGAATATCACTGAAAAATTCTTTCTTCCGATGATGTCGTCACGTCATCCCCGGCATTCGCACAACGACAGCACATCTGTTTCTTTTCGCTGCCATTTAACTGATTATTATAACAACAAACACCATAGTGTCAACATCGATAACTCTGACAATGTTCAAAATCTGAGCCGGTATTGATATTGAAGACTGTACTCGCCAGTGTCGTCACGCTCGACATGGATCTTATTTTTATCATCAATGAAATATTCCACGTTGAATTCGTTTGAAAAAGTTGTTATATCGTATGTGTAGGTGACGAAAAGATTACGCGAAATGTACTTTCCGACCGTTAGCTTTGTCTTTTCATTTGCCTCGAAGAAAGGTGTTTCGATTCGGAAATAATCGAGCCCCGTATATTGTTTGATTGCACGCGATACGTCGCCCTCCAACCAGGAGAGCAGACTATGGGGAATGACTTTGCTCATGTATTCGCCACGCTTGATCTGTTCAAGTTCCTGCCATGTGATATTAAGATTCAAATATGTCACGATATCCTGTTCGGTGTATTCACCGGGCGGGTCAGTAAAGAACTCGAATATCGGTTCTGAGATATGTCCGTAAAGATGCAAGATGATCTTGACACCCTCCCTCGTATCCATCTCGGCCCAGAAATCAACGTCCGGATCGATTACATCCTCGGGAATGAAAGTAACCTTGCCCTGGGTTATTGAGAGTATGTGATTCAACCAATAATAATTCCCTCGAGCGGTTTCCAGAACACCGGAAAGGTGAACTGGACCGCTCTCCTTGACGATGGAAAGTTCTCCGCCAAACTCAATATCTGCATCGCGATTCCTGAGCCATATATCTCTTTCTCCTCTAAGTCTTACATTCAACCGCCAATTATCATCGGGCGTCTCCTGCTCCTCATCGATCTTCATCCCGAATTCCAGGGGCACAACAGCTTCCTTGACTGAAATGTTCCCGTTATAATACATTACGCGATCACGCATATTCAGCGAGAAATTGCCGCTGCCTATACCGTAGGCAAAAGGAGGAAATTGAATTGGCGCATCAACGAAACTAAAATCAAAATTGAGATCTTTCACGCCAAACCGTTTCTCGAGTTTCACTACTCCACCGCCGGATATCGATTGTCCCGACAATTCCCGCCCGTTCGCCGGCGACATGAGCCCTTTGCCGGAGACAAAAACGATCCGATTGCCTTCAAACACTACGTCTGTAGTAACCGAGTCAAACTGGGATGCAATGACGCCAACACCAAATGATCCACCGTGTATCTTACCACCACCGCCAAATGAAAACTGCTGCAGGTTACCTTGAAAGCTGACTTGTCCGGTCATGAGTCCGGTCGGATTCTTTAAGAATCTCTTCAAGAAAACCAGCACCCAAACACCAACATCCTGAAATTTTGCCGAGAGATCCGAATGCTCAAGCGAGACAACGCCCCTTGCATCAAACACTTGAGCGTTATCATCATGAATGTGAAGAGAATCCACCAAGATACTCCCATTCTCGTGACGCCCGGACATTTCCAGATGCCCGTTCTTTAAACCCATAAAATCGATATTACGTGCACTGATCACTACACTGTCCTGTACAAACTCCAGATCGAGTACACCACGCATCTCTTCTCTCAGGCCCAGAAGTCTGCTGAATTTGTATAAATCAACCTCGGTGAGTTTGATCATGAAAGGCGCACTCGAGAATTCAAAATTGCCGTCGGCCAACGCCATTCGCACTTCACTGATTACGCCTTCCGTCACATCGAATTCTATCGTTTTCGTATTCCTGGTCAGAACCCGATTGTAATTGACAACCAGAGAGCAGATAGTACCTTGCAATCCCTCGCGTAATACACCTTCGACAAAGATCGTGTCTACCTTATCTGATGCAATGAATCTGAATGAACTGTC is drawn from candidate division WOR-3 bacterium and contains these coding sequences:
- a CDS encoding translocation/assembly module TamB, which gives rise to DSSFRFIASDKVDTIFVEGVLREGLQGTICSLVVNYNRVLTRNTKTIEFDVTEGVISEVRMALADGNFEFSSAPFMIKLTEVDLYKFSRLLGLREEMRGVLDLEFVQDSVVISARNIDFMGLKNGHLEMSGRHENGSILVDSLHIHDDNAQVFDARGVVSLEHSDLSAKFQDVGVWVLVFLKRFLKNPTGLMTGQVSFQGNLQQFSFGGGGKIHGGSFGVGVIASQFDSVTTDVVFEGNRIVFVSGKGLMSPANGRELSGQSISGGGVVKLEKRFGVKDLNFDFSFVDAPIQFPPFAYGIGSGNFSLNMRDRVMYYNGNISVKEAVVPLEFGMKIDEEQETPDDNWRLNVRLRGERDIWLRNRDADIEFGGELSIVKESGPVHLSGVLETARGNYYWLNHILSITQGKVTFIPEDVIDPDVDFWAEMDTREGVKIILHLYGHISEPIFEFFTDPPGEYTEQDIVTYLNLNITWQELEQIKRGEYMSKVIPHSLLSWLEGDVSRAIKQYTGLDYFRIETPFFEANEKTKLTVGKYISRNLFVTYTYDITTFSNEFNVEYFIDDKNKIHVERDDTGEYSLQYQYRLRF